The following proteins come from a genomic window of Vallitaleaceae bacterium 9-2:
- a CDS encoding MerR family transcriptional regulator: protein MKIGAFAKHNGTTIDTIRHYMEMSILNPDKINGYYMFDAQCQKDYEVIASLKKLGFLLSEIQTLMLFERVGRHTGYHQRKTYRAFYNNKLEWIRQERNRLDVMQKKLEEEIEAIPVLDNTQATLVGVPLEALSVLSCQQCKSPYQLLDGQIEHGEIMQGTLQCSCGSTLEIREGIAYGHKALDPSMAPMCDDTFIEEYIQTTHVDYLKNLHRTLQWTKEHNIFEGSHGGVTLELGSGRGFFLRNMLEKLSENMLYIAIDHNPHAHRWLQKAMAVAGQEHKILFLCCDFKQIPLKVQSVDYMIDATGSTNYAFEHEDFLASTLIEHLKVGGTFQGHYLLFENFSVDTIIQKESRQWFQQEHVEKTLSDIGLQVEETFITPSVSQGGPGENFFVPGEKIYNYLYIGKKS, encoded by the coding sequence GTGAAAATCGGAGCATTTGCAAAGCATAATGGAACAACCATTGATACTATTCGCCACTATATGGAGATGTCCATCCTTAACCCCGATAAAATCAATGGCTACTATATGTTTGATGCGCAGTGCCAAAAAGATTATGAGGTGATAGCATCTTTAAAAAAATTAGGTTTTTTATTATCGGAGATTCAGACCCTGATGTTGTTTGAGCGAGTTGGAAGACATACAGGGTATCATCAGCGAAAAACCTATCGAGCGTTTTATAATAATAAGCTCGAATGGATTCGACAAGAACGCAATCGATTAGATGTAATGCAAAAAAAACTAGAAGAAGAAATAGAGGCAATACCTGTGCTTGATAATACCCAAGCTACTTTGGTTGGGGTCCCTCTTGAGGCGTTATCAGTATTGTCTTGTCAACAATGTAAAAGTCCCTATCAGCTTTTGGATGGACAGATAGAACATGGTGAGATTATGCAGGGAACATTGCAATGTTCGTGTGGAAGCACATTGGAGATTCGAGAGGGGATTGCTTACGGTCATAAGGCATTGGATCCAAGTATGGCTCCGATGTGTGATGACACATTTATTGAAGAATACATTCAGACGACCCACGTAGATTATTTGAAAAACTTGCACCGTACACTACAGTGGACAAAGGAGCATAATATTTTTGAAGGAAGCCATGGAGGGGTTACATTAGAACTTGGTTCAGGTCGAGGTTTTTTTCTAAGAAATATGTTGGAAAAGTTGTCTGAAAATATGCTGTATATAGCGATAGACCATAATCCACATGCGCATAGATGGCTGCAAAAGGCGATGGCTGTAGCTGGTCAAGAACATAAAATTCTCTTCTTATGTTGTGATTTTAAGCAGATTCCATTAAAAGTTCAATCGGTTGATTATATGATTGATGCGACAGGAAGTACGAATTATGCTTTTGAACATGAGGATTTTTTAGCTAGTACATTAATAGAGCATTTAAAAGTTGGAGGGACATTTCAAGGTCACTATTTGCTTTTTGAAAATTTTTCCGTTGATACAATTATTCAAAAGGAAAGCCGACAATGGTTTCAACAAGAGCATGTCGAAAAAACCTTGTCTGATATAGGACTGCAAGTAGAGGAGACTTTTATAACGCCTTCTGTAAGTCAAGGAGGACCAGGTGAAAACTTTTTTGTCCCAGGGGAAAAAATATACAATTATTTATATATAGGAAAAAAATCTTGA